The DNA window CGTGGTTCGAAGGAGGAGCCGTCGTGCTGTCCGGGAACGAGGCGTTGTCATTGCCTCAGACTATCGACGTGGTGCGTGGCCCTAGCGCGAGCATGGCCTCGGAGCACGCTACGGGCGTGCGTTCATGTCCGGATGGCGTGAATGAGGGTGGATTCCATACCGCATGCATTCACGGTTTCAGCCGCTCTGCTTTTTCGGCATCACGTGCCTTCGGGTCAGAGACGTTTCAGGTAGGCGACCAGATCCTTCTTCTGATTGGCAGTGAAGGCTTCGGGAGGGCCGATGTCGCCATCGGGATCCTGTTCTTTCTCGCCGGGCTGGGTGAAGGAGGGGAACTTCGAGAACAGGTGGTCGCTGTAGAGGTCGACCACCTCTTCGAGGGTCTCCGAGATGTTGTTGTGCCAGTAGGGGGCAGTCTTCGCGATGCCGCGCAAGGTCGGGATGTCGAATGCCTCGAAGTCGTACGGGTTTCCGGTGATCGCGGCGCGCCCCGGATCGGTGGTGAAGAGCTGCGGGAAGAAGTTCGGGCCCGAGATCGGGTTGCCGTCGTCGTCGACGGCGAATTCGAAGGGATTGTCGGGAGGGAGCGCCGGCGGGAGATCCGTGACGATCTCGGTGCGAGAAGCGTCCTTGTAGAACCGGAACCGGTAGCTGGGGAAGCTCACGTCTCTCGTGAAGCTCTGGTGCTCGGTCGCGCCGATCTGGACCAGAAAGTTCTCCATGGCCGAGCCGATGTTGATGAACTCGTTCTCGGGTTCATGGGCGAGCACTGGCGTCGGGGGATCGGTGGCAGGGACCTGGTACAGGACGTTCCCGTCTGCCTTGAGGGCAGGGAACGCCAGTGCGTGAATCTCGCGGTCCTTGATCTTCGTCTTGCTGGCGCCGCCATGACAGGCCTCGCAGGTCTTCTCGTACAGTTCCTTGCCGCGCTGCTCCTGTGGAGACAGCGAGAGCGAGGCTTCGACGTCGCCGAGGTCGTCGAAGGCGACCCCGCTCGCGAGTTCGTCGGCGATCTTGCGGGCTCGGTCCGACGTGAAGATGCTGCGCTCGAACGCCGCGATGCGAGCGAGATCGGTCTGGCTCACGGCGCCGCCTTCGCTGTGTCCGGTGATGGCCTCTTGCGCTTGCTCTTCGAGCGTCTCGACGCGTCCATCGAGCTGATAGGGGGCGGTTAGCGCGGCGTCGGCGATGGAGGGCACGGAGCGCCACACGAAGATCCTGCGATCGGCGGCGGTGATGACGTTACCCACCTCGTCGAGCTGGTCCATGTTGTCGGGCAGCGTGATCCACACCCGCACGAGCCCCTTCTTGAGATGGTCGAAGGTCAAGGTTTCGGCCGTGGGGTCGTCGGCATCGATGGCCGCGAAGAGGGGATCGTTCGGGTTCGTTTCAAACCGTCGGACGACGTGCTCGGACGTCAGGGCAAAGTTGTCTTCTGGCACATGGCAGGTGGCGCAGGAGCGGCCGTTGGTGCTCTGGAAGGCTTCGTTGAAGAGCGGCTCCACCGTGGTGGTCGGCTGGCTCGGTGCCGGGTCGGTGCCGCATGCGCTCACCGCGACGAGCATGGCGGTGCAGAGGGCCCCCCACAGGAAAGGGCTGCTGACGAGGTGCGGGTAGCACGCGCGTGCGAGGGGAGGGAGAGCACTGCGAGGAGGACGTTGGATCATGGGGGCTCCGTCGGCTGGGGGAAGCAGGCGCCTCGGGGCACTCTCGCATCGGGCACGCTGCTCTTCGATTCGCTACCGACGAGGTGTCGCGCGCTTCCGACGAGCCGTGACGTGATGCGCATGAACCGTGAAGCAGAACGCGCGAGCCGCGCGCAGGAGGTGGAGTCACCGAGGATGTGCAGGAGGTGGAGTCACCGAGGAGGTGCAGGAGGGGGAATCACCGAGGAGGTGCAGGAGGGGAGTTGCGGTGGGCACGCCTCACCGGGTGATGGCGGGGATCCCCGGAGCCAGGCTGTCGCGAGGGTGGTGGGGGGTCAGCGACGGCTGCGCTGAGGCTGCGCGGTGTCGCTGAGGGCGCGTCGACGCCGGGTGATGAAGGCACTCAGGGCCGCGAACGACAGGGCGGCTGTGGGGGCAGAGAGAGGCGCTTTGCCGTGGAAGGAGCATCCACCGCCCTTGCTGCGATCGTCGCCACCCGAGGTGCTGCTGCTGCCACCCTGACTGCTGCTGCCGCCTTCGCCGACGTTACCGCCTTCGCCGGCGTCACCACCAGCACCGGCGTTACCACCTTCACCGGTGCTGCCGCCTCCACCGGTGCTGCCGCCTTCACCAGCGGCGAGGGTGGTGATACAGATGTCGTTCTCGCAGGTGCCGTCCTCGGGGCAGGTCGCCGAGGTGGTGCAGGGGATCCAGCCGATCCGGCGGTTCAGGATGCGCTCGGCGCCGTGGGGGGCTCCGGCGTCGAAGCGGGAGTAGGCGACGACGGCCTCGACGGGACCCGTGCTGAGGGCCGGGGGGCCTTCGATGCCGGGCTGGTCGGCGAGGACGAAGGTCGGAGAGGCGGTGCCGGCGCTGTCGACGATGGTGGCGTGGAGGTCGATGGCCAAGGGGTCGGTGAGCGAGGTGCGGTGCCGAAAGGCGACGAGGCAGTGGCCGTCTTTGCAGGTGGTGGCGGGATGGGTGCCGGTGGGGCCGTTGGTCCAGAACACGGGGTTGTTGGAGCGGAGATGGGTGGCAGGGGAGAGGACGATGCCTTGCGGGTCGAGGACGTCGCCCATCGGGGTGACGCGCGCGGCGTGCACGGAGCCGTCGCCATGGTCGCCGACGAAGTTGAGCAGGTTCTCCCAGACGACGAGGTACTGCGCGCCGTCGAAGCCGAGGGTGGCTCGGTGGGTGATGGCGCCGGGAGGGGAGATGGGGAAGCCGGTGGGGTCGAGGTTCTGGCCCTGGGCGGTGAGGCGGGCGCCGGAGAGGGGGCCGCTCCGCCCGAGGTCGAGCCAGACGAGGAGGTAACCGTCGCCGTCGGAGGCGAGGGCAGGGCGGAGGCCGAACATGTTGCCGGGGTGAGAGGTGAGGTCGAGGAGGGGGCCATGGGTGCCGTCCTGCGCGATGAGCACGCCCTGTACGCCGTCGAAGCCGTCGGCGACCAGGAGGGCGCCGTTGCCGTTGGAGGCGAGGCCGAAGGGCTCCTGGTCGTACGAGGCGAGGGGGAGGCGGATCGGGGTGGGGTCGAGGCGCTGGCCAGAAGGGCTGATGCGGGCGTACTCGGCGTCGTAGACGATGTCGCTGGGGCCGCCGAGGTACGAGGGAAAGCTCCACCAGGCGACGAGGGTGTTCGCGCCATCGAAGACGGCACGCGGGGCGAACTGGAAGCCGATGCCGGTGGCGATCTCGATGCCGGTGGGGTCGAGGAGGGTGCCGTCGGGGGAGACGCGGGCAGCGAGGATGTCGGTGCCGCGCTCGTTGATGACGTAGGCGCGATCGTCGGCCCAGACGACGAGGTGGTTCACGCCATCGAAGGCGATGGCGGGCTGGGTCTGGCCATTTCCGCTGGTGGCGAGGAGGAGGCTCGGGGTGTCGAGGACGCTGCCGTCGTTCGCGAGGCGGGTGCCGCGAATGCCGGTGCCGCCCGTCCAGTCGAAGGTGCTCTGGTCGGTCCAGACGACGAAGGCGCCCGCGCCGTTGGAAGCGATGGCGCTGTCGATGGCGGCGTCGATGAGGAGCACGCCGTCGGGATCGAGGACCGCTCCAGAGGGGCTGATGCGGGTGGTGTAGAGGGTCTGTGCGAACTCCTCGAAGGCGCCGCGGGTGAAGGTGAGGACGGTGTTCTGGCCGTCGAACGCGGCCTCGGGGGAGGCGTAGAAATGGTCGAGCGCCGGTTCGTCGGCGACGAGGATGCCCGCGGGGTCGAGGACTGCGCCCTGGGGGGTGACGCGGGTGGCTTCGAGGCGGTTGTAGTAGTGCTGGTGCGCGGAGTCTTTCCAGGCGACGACGTAGCTCGTGCCGTCGAAGGCGACGGTGGGGGTGCGCTGGCCGGCAGGGCCCGGGTTCGGGGGGCCGATGGTGAAGGGAGGGACGTCGAGGAGCGTGCCCGAGGGATCGACGCGGACGCCGTGGATGCGTCGATCGCTGGCTTGCCAGACGACGAGGGTGTTCGCGCCGTTCGACGCGAGGGCAGGGCGGGCGTCGATGCCGTCGTAGACAGGGAGTCCTGCATCGAGGAGGGTGAGGCCGAGGACGGCACCCGTGGGGCTCACGCGCGCGAGGTGGGTGCCGCCGCCGAGCCACGTGACGAGGAAGCTCGTGCCGTCGAAGGTGGCAGCAGGATTCCTGGTGGCGTCGGTGGCAGCGGCGATGGTGAAGCCCTGCGGATCGAGGAGGCCGTCGGTCGGGCTGACGAGGGCGCCGCGGAGGGCCTCCGGGCTCAGGGCTCTGTGGACGACGAGGTAGTTCTGGCCGTCGAAGGCAACGGTGGGTGAGCTGCCAGGGCCGAGGTAGATGCCGACGGGATCACGGACGGTGCCGTCGGCCGTGACGCGGGTGGCGAAGGTGCTCTCGACGGGGGTGCGGGTATCGGTCCAGGCGACGAGGTAGCCCGCGCCGTCGAAGGCGAGGGCCGGGTGGCTCTGGGCGCCGGAGGCCTGGCCGAGGAGGGGCTGGTCGAGGCCATCTTCGGGGGAGAGGATGGGGTCGAGGACGGCAGGGTAGGCCGAGGCGGCGAGGACGTCGGCAGGGACGCGCAGCTCGAGGGCAGAGGCTTCGGGGAGGGCGTGGACGGTGATGGGGGTGGTGGTGCCGCGGGCGTCGATCCAGGTGGCGAGGCCGACGCGGACGCCGAGGCCGGTGGCGTCGTCGCGGTAGTGGTGGCCGAGGGAGGTCTGGCCAGCGTAGCGCTGGCCGCCGACGCGGAGGCGGACGGTGAGATCGCCCTGGCCTTCGGGAGGGCTTGCGAAGGCGTAGCTGAGGGAGAGGCCTTCGTCGGTGTTGTGGAGGTGTTCGATGGCGAAAGGGCCGCGCGGGATGGCGAGGTGGCCATCGCGCTCGATGCGAGGGGCGTCGGCGCCAAGGAAGGCGCGGTCGCCAAGGAAGGCGTGGTCGCCACGGAGGGCGCGGTCGCCACGGGCGAGGTGGGTGGTGGCAAGGGTGAGGGGAGCGCCGATCTCGGGCGGTTCATGGGCCGTGACCGCGCGGGAGACGGGGAGGCGTGAGGTCGTCACATGAACGTCGGTCGTGCGATGCGCTCTCTGGCGCGCATGAAGGACCGGGACGATCTCGACACCCGAGGAGGTGACGCGAGCACGGTAGGCGTCACCGCCGCCCGTGAAGTCGTGGCCTTCGGGTCGGAAGGCGAGGCGAACCGTGCGCATGACGGTGCCGAGGTCGAGCGGCGTGCCGAGGTGCACGGCCGAGGGTGCGCTGTCGTCCGTCGCCAGATTTCCTGGTGGCGCTGTGGTGTCGGGCTCGGTGCAGGCGGCGAGGATGGAGGGGAGGAGCGCGGTGAGGAATGCGTTGCGAAAGACGAGGTGTCGCTCTGTCTCGGAATGGGGGTTCGTCATTGCCACACATTATCTGGAAATGGCGATTGCGCGTACGTTGTTGGGCCTGGACCTCTGCATGACGCAGAGGGCGCGCGTCGTGCAAGGTCCAAGGTGCACAGGGGGTGAGCGACCCAGAGAGACGTGGTGGGATGCTTGCGGTGCGATTGGATGGGTCAATGCTGCTGTGCTGTGCAAGTGGCCCAGGGCAATACCTTGTGCACATGCTGCTCAGCTGAATGCGATGGTTCAGCGGTCACCTCGCGTTCCAGTCGAGCTGCGTGCTTCGAGGGTCGAGCTGGGGGGGGCTGGTGGGGCGAGCTGGGGGTGCTTCTGGGGCGAGCTGGGGATGCTGCTGGGCCGAGCCGTGTCGGCGACGCGATTGGCTCTGCGAGGGAGCGGCACGCCCCGGCTCGACATGGATTTCGAGCGCGTGCCGCCGGGCGCTGTCGTCGGATATGCGAGAGGCGCTGGGCGTTTCAGTCGCAGACACCCTGCACGTGGATGATCTGGCAGCCTGCCTGCTTGAATTCGGCAATTCGTTTGAGAATGCTGGGGAGACGGTCTCGGGTGGCTCGCTGGTGAACGATCTCGATCTGGGTCGTGGCTGCGGCGACGCGGGGATCGATCTGCTCGATCCAGACCTCATCGCGACGGTAAGTTCCGATCGAGCGCCCGTCGACACCAAAGGTGTGCAAGCCGGAGATTCCGACGACTGCGCCTTGGTCATTCTTGAGGACGACGAAGACACCCCCGGTAAATCCGGTGAGACGGACGCGGTTGGAGGTGACCGTTCGCGCGTAGAGCTGACCGGCATGCTCCCCGCTGCGCTGCAACGTGACGTCGGTGAGCATGGTGCGTGCGCCCGAGTCCGTGATTTTCGACTCCAGATGCGCCTGAAGCGGGTGTAGCTCCGCAGCCTCGACGGTTTCGGCTGCAGCGGTGCTGGACCATCCCGTCATGCAGAGCCCTGTTCCCATCGCCATGGCGACCATGATCGCAGGAAACCTGCGTGACAGACGCCTGGGCTGGCTGCGGAGGGTGTTGTCGGGGGCACCTGGATCGCGGCTCATGCGCATGATGGCTCCTTGGGTTGAAAGCGTTCTCTTGCGTCGTTCACGATGACGCTGCTGGTCCCGACCGTTGCCTTTGTGGGACCAGCAGGACACCGGGCCTTCGAGGCGAGAGGACGGTGCGCTTCGCGGATGCGAGCTGGGATCTGTCTAAGGTTTGCTCGGGAACATCGCAAGGCCCTCCCCCGGATGCACTCTCGAGGCGAAGCGAGAACGTGGGCACCTCCTGGCTGAATGAGACGGTGGCTGCCGCGGCAGCGAGGCGGATGTCGGCGTTGCCGAGATGAACGCGGATCAGGGGATGGGGGTCATGTCTGCCGCGCGTGGCGACGTGATGGAGCGGCGGCGTCGCGCGACGAGAAGCCCGAGCGCGGCGAAGGACAGGAGAGCTCCGCCGGAAGAGCGAGATGCGCGGCCGTCGATGCGGCATCCGCAGCCTGCATCGTTTCCAGGGGTCTCCGTG is part of the Chondromyces crocatus genome and encodes:
- a CDS encoding c-type cytochrome, which codes for MIQRPPRSALPPLARACYPHLVSSPFLWGALCTAMLVAVSACGTDPAPSQPTTTVEPLFNEAFQSTNGRSCATCHVPEDNFALTSEHVVRRFETNPNDPLFAAIDADDPTAETLTFDHLKKGLVRVWITLPDNMDQLDEVGNVITAADRRIFVWRSVPSIADAALTAPYQLDGRVETLEEQAQEAITGHSEGGAVSQTDLARIAAFERSIFTSDRARKIADELASGVAFDDLGDVEASLSLSPQEQRGKELYEKTCEACHGGASKTKIKDREIHALAFPALKADGNVLYQVPATDPPTPVLAHEPENEFINIGSAMENFLVQIGATEHQSFTRDVSFPSYRFRFYKDASRTEIVTDLPPALPPDNPFEFAVDDDGNPISGPNFFPQLFTTDPGRAAITGNPYDFEAFDIPTLRGIAKTAPYWHNNISETLEEVVDLYSDHLFSKFPSFTQPGEKEQDPDGDIGPPEAFTANQKKDLVAYLKRL